In a single window of the Gadus chalcogrammus isolate NIFS_2021 chromosome 20, NIFS_Gcha_1.0, whole genome shotgun sequence genome:
- the LOC130373475 gene encoding UPF0524 protein C3orf70 homolog A-like — translation MAASGAAKSLRTEKLDEAQASARSCAGRPDFLPCDGLSVRHGKCFKLHWCCHLGWCHCKYVYQPMTSVCQLPSTVVPPASTEHSATMELSVSLAQRFLKLAPCFQPPPHLQSPRYCVIADLFVDDYIVKRINGKMCYVQRPPPRLPDLPPSIDPAVPGTRPPPAPGPPTPPSPTLGPRTSSAPGPPGPSSPTPQPHGPPHQLKGPCSSPSSSEDSGINALDVYCLESCEEDEEEDESDEDELSTDGNSSLWDRDECSLLSPSKSMIEIIEKMETTV, via the exons ATGGCCGCCTCGGGAGCAGCGAAGAGCCTCAGGACAGAGAAGCTGGACGAGGCGCAGGCGTCGGCCAGGAGCTGCGCCGGCAGACCGGACTTTCTGCCGTGCGACGGACTCTCCGTCCGTCACGGAAAGTGCTTCAAGCTGCACTGGTGCTGCCACCTGGGCTGGTGCCACT GTAAATATGTCTACCAGCCCATGACGAGCGTGTGCCAGCTGCCAAGCACAGTGGTACCCCCGGCCTCCACGGAGCACAGTGCCACCATGGAGctgtccgtctctctggccCAGCGCTTCCTCAAGCTGGCGCCTTGCTTCCAGCCGCCGCCGCACCTGCAGTCACCGAGGTACTGCGTCATCGCCGATCTGTTTGTCGACGACTACATCGTAAAGCGCATCAACGGCAAGATGTGCTACGTACAGCGCCCGCCTCCGCGTTTACCGGACCTGCCCCCCTCCATCGACCCGGCTGTGCCCGGCACCCGGCCCCCGCCGGCACCGGGCCCTCCGACTCCCCCCTCGCCCACCCTTGGCCCTCGGACCTCCTCCGCCCCGGGACCCCCTGGGccctccagccccaccccccagcCTCACGGACCGCCGCACCAGCTGAAGGGCCCCTGCTCCTCACCCTCCAGCTCCGAAGACTCTGGCATCAACGCCCTGGATGTGTATTGCCTGGAGTCTtgtgaggaggatgaagaggaggatgagtcAGACGAAGATGAGTTGAGCACGGACGGAAACTCCAGCCTTTGGGATAGGGACGAGTGCtcgctgctctctccctccaaatCCATGATAGAGATCATTGAGAAGATGGAGACCACTGTGTGA